The Onthophagus taurus isolate NC chromosome 6, IU_Otau_3.0, whole genome shotgun sequence region GTTTGGGCATGTTCGATTTTTTCGGGTGACTTTGAAAAGTCCCACACACAGAGAGTGCTCCACTTTTTCGAACTTCTGATGGAGTTTAAATTGGCACCTCCTGAGCGCCAAACTCACGAACAAGCGCTACTTTTCCACTCGGACTTTCTTTCGTTTCGTGTCTGACTCTTAAATTAGTTTGAAGGGAAATCGATTAGAATCATTGCGAAATCTTGTAATTACCGGCCGTTGTAATTACTGGAATGAATCTGTCGTTGTTTCTTGTTTCCACACACTTAATGGGTTTGGATTGCTTAGAATTGTTCGTCCCGACAATCACACCGATTTCCGCAAACCCCATAAACTGGTAATTGAATTTGAATGTTTCCCGCAATTTATTGTTTGCCGTGtagtaaaattgaaaataatctaTGTCAATTTGCATATTGGCGTATTTTACAAACGTGatcgtaataaattattcaatgCTTTGTTTCAAACCTGATATGCGTGGAATTCGCAATATTGGGCTTTGGGCGAAAAGGGTAGGGGGGTTCAATTAATGGCCTTTATAGGCCGGCGCTGATAATTATAATGTGCCGAAATACACAGTGGTGTAATAAAGCGAGCACAAAGTAAAGATAATTTTGTACAAAACGGTTCCAGCAGGAGTGTGACGTTTACATTGtatcgataaaattattaataacaacaaCTCCATTTACTTTTATCTTTAGTtaggtttaaaaatatttttaacagtaTTTTTAACGACAcctatttttagaaataaattttccaagaaaataattttctattttttgtttcggataataaaaaaggtacttAAACCTGTACTTTTTATACTTTACTGCCACATTATGTCATCTACGTTAAAAAGGGTCATTGTCTCGTGTAGCAGAATAAACGCTACTTGCTTTGTTACTGTGTTTAAGAACCCGGAAATAACGACGTTTTAAAAACCACTTCTAAAGTTCGTCTTTTCACGTCCCGTTGATATCTCCAAACAAGAAAAACTCTTCACCGTTTATGTACATTGTCGCGGGATTCGTTACCTGTTTCTTAAGTATCAAAATCGCTTCATTAAAGGagtaaaattgattaatattgttttattactttttcagCAATTATTCCGTTCTCAACAGACCCAGGCAGCCGCGGCATCGAATAACGCCGCTCAACTGCAGTTATTACAACAACAGCAACAGTATTTGCAACAACAGCAAGCGGCTTTTCCGCAGACGCCGTACGTGCTGAACCCGCAGCAGGAGCAATACTTAATTCCTGCAGGGGTCCATCAATATTACGGGGTTGGTCCCTGGGTTTACCCGGCTCCGGCTAATTTGATACAGCAGGGAGCCAGTAATGGAGCACGCAGACCGCTTACTCCCAACGGCACAGAAGCCCAACAACAAGTCCAGGTAGTAGTCTTTCCatcttttaacttttttatcgtttttgaCGATGTCGTCCCTTTCTTTCTGTCTATACTCGTAGGAGATACTTACGTGACACTCATACATAAATAACGCATTCTCGAAAACCATATTTGGCGACGGCGTCTAACTATTAAATCATTCGATGTGTAACATTGTCGAATCGACGCTGTCTCCGGACAGTTTGTATAAACTTGTAAATTTCGATTCGACTGTACAGAATGTAATTTATAGTTGTTGGAATATTTACAACAGAAAATTTACTGGAAACATTCCTTAAAATTCCAAAGTACCGTTAAGTTGCTTcgttaaaaatgaaagacCGGTTTTTTATTCGTCCAGTAAATGACATCATTACAACTTCTTTTAAAAAGATACCTTCGAACATTCATTTTAATGTTCTTATTTTTGTACATTTgtaataagaaatatattatttCGTGTAAATatagtaaataaacaaatcaaacaaATTGAATCTTAATCCAACATAGGTTATTTGATATTGTATAATTAACAACTCACGTACATTTCGTTACATAATCGTATGTTCTCGTTAAATGTATCATATCAAGCGTATTATTGCAAACTCCACAATTTGGTTTCTATTGGATAATCTCTTTGACTCTATTGTCGTGTGGTTTCATAACTCAcagaaatttcaatttactacaaaaagCTGCCTCAGCTAATGTTATGTATCTTCGATGAGTatgataaataatatcttGCGATCGAGAAGTTAGATTTTACCAAGTTTTTGTCTTCTAAAAGCAAATAATATGAACTAAGGAATATTTAGATTGAATGTGagatttgataaattttaaatcagatGCAAAGAATTTGAGCAAAATCACAAAATCATAAAAAGTTGTGATTTGTGTGGATTTTCCTTTATTTAACTTAACTAAAAATCTaatataatgtaaataaaatgtacaaaaaacTAAACAAGGGTTGTTTTTGGGGAATTCTACAGCCTCAAGTACCCGGTGGTTACATCGTCCCATACTACGACCAGAATACGCCGATACTTATGGCCCAGGGAGCCGCCATGAGAAATGGCACCCCGATGCGTCTCGTCAGTCCTGCTCCCGTTTTGGTCCAACCGCAAGCGTCACGACAAACGCCCGCAGGGGCTTCCCTCTATTCGAGCACCCCGCAAAGTCTCTACGGCGCCAACGTCAATACTTCGGTCAATGGAACCACCCTTAGCGGTAAGTAAACGTCGTTAACACATTAACGTAATCACCTCCCTTACTCTCCACAATTCTCATTTAATGCTGAGTTATTCCTTTGATATAAATAGACACGATGAAGTTGGTAAAGCTCTCTCTTGTCTATCtatatcaatttaattaatatttttacttgatagaaagtttttttttgtttgccacaattacttttactttttgacgTTAAATAGAAAGGATCGAATGtaacaaattgttattttccaaataagtttggttataaatttgtttcaatcgaTAGAATAGAAGATTATTAATAGTTGAGAACGAATGGAATAACTCAGTATTTATGACAAGAAATCCCGATTAACATAGGTGTTGAAACGCGCCACAGCGTGATAGTATATTGAAATCGCTGTAATCGTATTTTGCCACGCTAGCTCCCATTTCAAATCATTAATAACATTTGCGGACATAAATTTACGGCGCCTATTTACCATCACTGATGAAtgattgattaaatttttcacACCTATGTTTAATTTACTTCTCGCAACACCGTCTCTTAATTAGTGAGCacattatttttgattcaCCTCAAAAAAATCTCTCACATTTCCATATGTATAACGTTCTAATTAAGATTCATAACATTCCATGTATATAGTGCAACTTAAATTGGCACTCGCTCATCCTTAAATCTGTGTGCtttgtagataaaaatgttgtctTCCTTTCTGATTATTTATGCAACCACTCTAGTACGgtttatattttgtataatttatgtttcaatcattttagataatttccacatttttttaaccacGAAGGTCAAGATTAAATTCTGATGTCATTTAAAATTAGTCATTGTAAACAAAACGCCAAACAATATTTCAGTGAACATTCTCAAGCGTACAATGAGTAATAACTTTCAAACACGTAAAGCCAAATAAGTACTTATCAAATGTTTTACGTAACTAATCCTTCAAACACATCTGAAACAAAATATGAGCAATAAAATGAATAGCGGTAATTTGAGCCATTCACAATTTAAAATCAGGTTGAAATTCTTTCGATGCCACCGTCTCACTTCCGTACCGTTATTTTCTGTATAAATTTGTAACCTAGAGAGTCGTGAAGAACGGTGCGTCCTACATATCGTACGTGAGAAATGTACCGTTGTGTCCACTTCTTTATGCTAAAACCTTGCGGGCTCTTTTGTAACGTTATATAATAATCGGCGTTAAGTGGTTTTTGTTTTGGTTTAGAAACAAAGATACATTTATAcgttaattataaacatttgatacctttgtatataaattgaattattattttttgttttaaactgtattttattttgtaaatatcaTTTTATCGATTGCAACAAATTGAGCATggagcaatttttaaatttatcttatgtttgtaaaaatgtatgtttttttttatgggaaatttataacatttccatttgttttccattaaattgtaaatatgaaatctaaatttaaaaactttatgttTATGTTAGGTTTATGTTTGCGTTAGGCAAAGTTAAGAGTCATCTGAAAGAAAATGTAGTCTTttacaagcagtatctagtcttgtGCCAACAGGATTTGGCCTTCAGTAGGAAGTTCTAGTCTTTTTCAACAGTATTTGGTATTCTGCAGgaagtatatagtcttctacaagtagTAACTAGTTACTGCCAACAGTATTTGGTCTTCTGTATGATGTATCTAGTCTTCATCACAAGGTCGTAGTCATTTaaaagcaatatctagtcgtCATTTaccagtatctagttttccaTTACCGGTATCTCGACTTACTTAGCTTTATCTAGCCCTCTACAGGTGTATCAACTCATCTATAAGCAGCATCTAGTTTTGGGTCAGAGACAATTTTCTGCTTATATTTTGGACAAGTTACCTTACAATACAGAAGCAACCTAGTGTTTCTAAGCATTTCTGAATTAATAGATTCAATCAGGTTGCAAAATTTAGGTTTCTTCGAACAAAAAAGCACCTTTTTTAGTACCTTGCAAAAGGTTTGACTGATATCCAATGAagtaacaacaatttaatgttttcttttttaaaagttagaATTTATAGTTACTTAGTTGGTAGTGATTTAATATGAAAAAAGattcatatatattttatacaacattgatttttaatttaatgtttcaGTGACTCATACCACGCTATAAATTAGaaagttattgttttaaaaaactgttgaTAGAACTTATTTGGCTCTCACTTTTTTTCACGCATTTAAGAAAAAACGTCACATTTTTCTTACagtttttggtaaaaatttgaaagttattgtcaatgttacattttgatcgatttaaaagttgttttagcACACCTATTTTAGATTTGCTCGTTTTTCATCAGAATTTATGAACCAATTAACGGGAAAAGTAGTACGTCTGGCAGTAATTGACTTTAAATAGCCATCGGTTCTAAACACCTTCAAATCCGCACCGAATGTTTACGTATTTTGATGGAAAATCTTTCGCCGACACGGTTAAGTGAGAAGCAGATGTATATATCATTTGCAATTTACGGCGAAAGCAAATGCTATAAATAACTAAAGgtcacttttaataataatttaacatttcacAATTTACAATAGACTTGAATGAGAATAGTTGTTAAATGTCCAACTTTCACCAAatcatcttttttttaatacgactaatttatgtaaaataatatcatgtgcatttttgttcttttttactaACTGTGTTGTTTGTGGTGTGTGGGATGTACAGGTGTAGCACAAGGGGTTGGTTCAGGTTTATTCCCGACGCTTCACGCACCCCCTTCAGCCCCCTTTGGCAGCTCTTCGCTTGGAAACATTGGTTCATCAGCCACAACAACATCTTTACACGCAGGTATGGATCCTACACTCtcattatcatcatttttttgtgtataaaatgtacctatttatttattttaattgtaaattttaatccttttttaaactaatactagtactatcactagaactaattagtcctagaactagaagcatttggatttagccgtctggAAAGACGGTTTatggttagttctagtgatagtgccggttttagttctagttttatttcaattaacacTAATCATAAAAACGTTCGTACTTACAATTAATTCTTTTGTctaaataatttgtaaatataactAAATCGTGTAATAGATGACAGAAAATATGCAAAGTGAAAACGATTTCCCCATTAATAACTCGTTCTAACGAAGCTTTTATATAAACTACCTGGTATGCATTAATTCGTGTTTATTTGACGGGATAACTTTCAAATTTGCCACTTTTGAAAGCCATTTTATGTTACGCAAACGAGCTATTGCTGTAAATCGCTGTAAGGAATGATATGGTTAATGTTAACAATTAAGAATTTAAAGTTTGAGGAAACTcgtaaattaataagaaaaatcttGATGATTCCTTCAGTAATAATGTGTACagttaattaatatataattacATTGTTTATTAAGTTACAAATTCCCAGAGAGTAAatgagataattaataatatcagATAATGGAATAagtaatgataataataagtagTTTTTGTCAAAATCCATTaagttaattgatttttttttcaccctTTACTTAGAATCTCTTGTTAATATAGCGAATTAACACCATGGccaatattaaattaattcttaacgAGAAATAAACAATTCACCCccgataaaaaaataatcattaacGGAGAATTCTATTTGTCTCGAAGGATTTCCTtgaagttaaaattaataagaaattccAACGactattttttgattacaatttaaattctttcttAGTCATAGATTGTTGGCAAATATTTCCTATCGAAAGTGTGACCGAATGTTGTCACGTTTTATCGCTCaagtaataaagtttttacGCCAATATCATGTAATATGTCGCGTGTTTTACGTTCGTAATTCCAACAACTAAGACTTAAGATCTCGTGTAAACGTTTAGTCGAACCATTTGTCTCAATCGCCACGTCGCCCAACCTCTTGTTGGTTACTTAGAAAGTGTACAAACGCTGTTTTTGGTCGAACGACAGCATAGATTCGACGACCACTCTCTTAACCCACTACATCTACTTCTAACTACTACTAACACTGATACTACTTACCGCTCATAATTTCCTTTTCACGCTACGCTTACTTACGTCCATGGTGGGCGTATCAAATATGGCAAAAATCGTCTGGTCTCGGTTcactaacattttttttgctgTTAACCGTTGCTGTTTTAAACTCGCGCACACTCGCGTTCGCCTAATTAAAAGCCGGTCTGGCATTTTGAAAGTTAACATCGCGTACCATGCGGTTTATTTGgttgaaaaaatttcattaattagaattttttaaaccacCACTTCTActattacctttaaaatattaccattaaaacATTACTTATTGGTTTACTTTAAAGGTTTTATTACTGTTACGATTTTATTAGATATTATAGTTATGAAATTATCGTTAGAATACCTTTTTCTAAATACTACATTTTATTGAAGACTAGATTAACATTCAGGTTATTACCCGTCTTGAAAGTCGCTCGGtaaaacccgaatgtttctagttctaggtcataTATTAGAACTAGTGATAGTTTTAGTACAATAAATATAGAGATATTCaagaaaattgatacattggtgttaaactaaaactagaactaacactagagctagaaccagaaagtatcgggtttttaattcaataaatattcatGAAAAGTGACaaattgttattgaactaaaactaacaatgtaaatattaattttctattatatattttacGTTTTTAACGTAGAGTTGTTAAtacttttgacatttttgcATAAGAAATTATGCAACTAAAATActttgatatttaaaaaaaaatcacatctCGATAATtcacactttttaattattatttatttatgtatatttagGTCTTGGATTAACAACATCATCAACTGGTAGAAGAGATTCTTTTGATAGAAACACATCGGCATTTTCACCATCGTTAGATTACAGGCCGAAATGGCCGGCATCGTACGGATTGGGAGGAAGTCCAAGTCCGTTAACAGCGAGTTTAACGCCGCCCCCGACGGCTGCTCCGTTACAATTGGGAAATTTGGTGACGTCGAGGGTGTTGTCGGCAGCGCCGGGAGCGGAGGCGAAATACCGGAACTCGGTGACGGCGGGTAGTCTCTCTGCGAATACGATGTTCGGCTCGACGAACTCAATCTTCAATAAGATCAACTCACTGACGACCGCCGCCGTCTCCAACAGCTTGGACAAAGGCCCGCAGGGCAGATCTCGCTTATTAGAAGACTTCCGCAACAACCGTTTCCCCAATTTGCAATTGAGGGATCTGGCTAATCATATTGTAGAGTTCTCGCAGGATCAGCACGGCTCTAGGTTTATCCAACAGAAATTGGAGAGGGCGACGGCCGCCGAAAAACAAATGGTTTTCAACGAAATATTATCGGCCGCTTACAATTTAATGACGGACGTGTTCGGGAATTACGTTATCCAAAAGTTCTTTGAATTTGGTACGCCCGAACAGAAGACCACTTTAGCACAGAAAGTGCGCGGGCACGTTTTGCCGCTGGCCTTGCAAATGTACGGGTGTCGCGTTATTCAGAAAGCTTTGGAATCTATTCCAGCCGAACAACAACAGGAAATTGTTAGGGAACTCGACGGACACGTTTTAAAATGTGTCAAGGATCAAAATGGAAATCATGTTGTGCAGAAATGTATTGAATGTGTTGATCCAAATGCTTTACAGGtacatattattaaatttctcACTAACGTATTTATCATTGGATTTCAAAACAGAAAGTTTGTTTCACTTGTACTAGAAAGTTTTGTTGACTAGATTCAGTATGCTGGTACAtgcaggtttttttttttaatttttcatgaaaatattgaaatatatttatattaaaaaaaaattgaatatttcaGTTTATAATAGCATCATTCGCTGGGCAAGTTTATACCTTATCAACCCACCCTTATGGTTGCCGAGTAATCCAGCGAATTCTCGAGCATTGCACTCCCGAACAAACGGCCCCAATCTTAGCTGAACTTCACGCCCACACAGATCAGCTTATTCAGGATCAGTTTGGTAACTACGTTATTCAGCACGTTCTTGGTAagtacaaaaactttaaatcatatatatatatatatatatttctaaattcaattttttattaagatcaGATTGGGTTTTGATATGTTTTTATATGATTAATAATTCACAATATAACGGTGGTgtcatataattaaattgataacaattgGCTCacacaattgtttttttttatatttatcataaGATAAgctcaatattaataaagagaGCGCACGCAAATATGAataagcattttatctacTTCAATATCTAaatatatcaattttaataacaaatatgtcgactacttattaattattttgattatttcacTTTCTATTTGCATGttcaagatattttgatgtcATCTAGAAGCATTTACATTTGCAACAGCAGTTATTCAGAGTTCTAAACATGAAtgttaatcaaattttaaaagtttgacctgattataaaaagaaatactttcttattaataaatctttgtattttaattactagtcataataataataatattaagatttaattgttaagagtattaatttatgtttttgctTTAGAACATGGAAAACCAGAAGACAAATCTAAACTAATAAACAGCGTACGTGGAAAGGTGCTTGGCCTCAGTCAGCACAAGTTCGCAAGTAACGTTGTAGAGAAGTGTGTCACTCATGCAACTAGAGCAGAAAGAGCGCTGCTTATCGAAGAGGTTTGTGGATTTAACGACAAGTAAGTCCTTTTTATTCttccaatattttctaaatgaggttaattaattcaataatttctctaatactcattttcaaaaacgaaattaaaacttgacaaataaatgcttatttatttacataattgattaattattatttaatttttagtgcTTTGCATGTGATGATGAAGGATCAATACGCGAATTATGTTGTTCAAAAGATGATCGACGTGAGCGAACCGACACAACGGAAGGTGTTGATGCATAAGATTCGACCCCATTTAAATTCGTTGCGCAAATACACCTACGGAAAACACATAATCGCCAAGTTGGAAAAGTTTTTCATAAAATCGCCGGGGTCGATGGGCTCTATCGGAGGGGAGCTGGGACCAATTGGGCCTCCGACAAACGGAGTGCTCTAAACGTCTCCTAAACGACGACAAAAGAAGCAGTAGCAACAAGAAGAAtaagaagtaaaaaaaataagaagcGAGAAACCGCGTTTACGTTTCAAGTTTTGACCAAATtgtgtgattttttttaattactattgGTATCAATTAATCATGCAAAACACACTTTTCcagtattttctttaatttttcatttattttcccgtttctcatttattttattttatcacgtttttttttaattaattaggtTTACGATTATTAGAGTTTAGTGAGTTCTTTTTTGTATCATCCATGCACacttacatatttttattttataatttcttttctgTATTATAGTTGTATTTATGTACTTTACATTTCATTGCAATCcatcataattattattaattaattactcgTTGGTTGGTGTTGACTTTTGTTTTATGACGATGCGACAAATGTAATGATTTAgcgtttagttttattttttataattaattagctTGTTTTTGCGTATTAATTAAGTTTGAGTTTCTCTTATTTTGAATGGCATAAAACAAAAGACAGACCGCGTTGTAACACGTCGTTTTTTGGAGTAATGGTTTAAAAAAAGGATGCATGTGtattatcataaaaaactactgttaattaattaattaatgattcaTTTGTACAATTTTTCATCAACGGATTGATTTTTTCGtgtaaatttactttttttgtgtTCTTGACCAAGTGAATCTCTTTAGTTCCGTCATCGcgtcaaaaaataataagaggtaaagtaataatttgaGAGAAAGTGATTCCACtttgatgaaaatgaaatgagCAAGCGAaacatgaaacaaaaaaatgaaaaatgaaaatcattGTGTacata contains the following coding sequences:
- the LOC111427820 gene encoding maternal protein pumilio isoform X2; amino-acid sequence: MKWLGGGDGSVVSVDMDREPQRTQDDAAVGYEFQRPPDPEFPAFGQKQARWALGDDSIIESYDKWKYPVNSKMATPPTMSYLAPNPNMGPYDMSQSKNLGPDQQQVMYLSNHLAGHMAGNLPMHPQYMTQNMQTQIVRQGSQIASSTKKLWGLEGGKDGKGLALHHLNHVEGVWRDPTWAAPVEHPVSAPLTMGRRGGFAGGDTGNILSPRGSDTGGLGVKMVEYVLGSSPTNKDNMGLEPRIRALHLDDKDKDKPQSPKEEVNGQAVVQNGQVSDDDKSFNRTPGSRQPSPAEEDLPKNGLLEPSVVIMKPSQEPLPPHLQQHLQPHLGPHLGVTLADSVNQQFEHFAEQPPPGGPYDQQHQYPPPPPQPHQVDSAVLQQQQHNFDVQQLFRSQQTQAAAASNNAAQLQLLQQQQQYLQQQQAAFPQTPYVLNPQQEQYLIPAGVHQYYGVGPWVYPAPANLIQQGASNGARRPLTPNGTEAQQQVQPQVPGGYIVPYYDQNTPILMAQGAAMRNGTPMRLVSPAPVLVQPQASRQTPAGASLYSSTPQSLYGANVNTSVNGTTLSGVAQGVGSGLFPTLHAPPSAPFGSSSLGNIGSSATTTSLHAGLGLTTSSTGRRDSFDRNTSAFSPSLDYRPKWPASYGLGGSPSPLTASLTPPPTAAPLQLGNLVTSRVLSAAPGAEAKYRNSVTAGSLSANTMFGSTNSIFNKINSLTTAAVSNSLDKGPQGRSRLLEDFRNNRFPNLQLRDLANHIVEFSQDQHGSRFIQQKLERATAAEKQMVFNEILSAAYNLMTDVFGNYVIQKFFEFGTPEQKTTLAQKVRGHVLPLALQMYGCRVIQKALESIPAEQQQEIVRELDGHVLKCVKDQNGNHVVQKCIECVDPNALQFIIASFAGQVYTLSTHPYGCRVIQRILEHCTPEQTAPILAELHAHTDQLIQDQFGNYVIQHVLEHGKPEDKSKLINSVRGKVLGLSQHKFASNVVEKCVTHATRAERALLIEEVCGFNDNALHVMMKDQYANYVVQKMIDVSEPTQRKVLMHKIRPHLNSLRKYTYGKHIIAKLEKFFIKSPGSMGSIGGELGPIGPPTNGVL
- the LOC111427820 gene encoding maternal protein pumilio isoform X3 is translated as MTLKIQTQMKWLGGGDGSVVSVDMDREPQRTQDDAAVGYEFQRPPDPEFPAFGQKQARWALGDDSIIESYDKWKYPVNSKMATPPTMSYLAPNPNMGPYDMSQSKNLGPDQQQVMYLSNHLAGHMAGNLPMHPQYMTQNMQTQIVRQGSQIASSTKKLWGLEGGKDGKGLALHHLNHVEGVWRDPTWAAPVEHPVSAPLTMGRRGGFAGGDTGNILSPRGSDTGGLGVKMVEYVLGSSPTNKDNMGLEPRIRALHLDDKDKDKPQSPKEEVNGQAVVQNGQVSDDDKSFNRTPGSRQPSPAEEDLPKNGLLEPSVVIMKPSQEPLPPHLQQHLQPHLGPHLGVTLADSVNQQFEHFAEQPPPGGPYDQQHQYPPPPPQPHQVDSAVLQQQQHNFDVQQLFRSQQTQAAAASNNAAQLQLLQQQQQYLQQQQAAFPQTPYVLNPQQEQYLIPAGVHQYYGVGPWVYPAPANLIQQGASNGARRPLTPNGTEAQQQVQPQVPGGYIVPYYDQNTPILMAQGAAMRNGTPMRLVSPAPVLVQPQASRQTPAGASLYSSTPQSLYGANVNTSVNGTTLSGLGLTTSSTGRRDSFDRNTSAFSPSLDYRPKWPASYGLGGSPSPLTASLTPPPTAAPLQLGNLVTSRVLSAAPGAEAKYRNSVTAGSLSANTMFGSTNSIFNKINSLTTAAVSNSLDKGPQGRSRLLEDFRNNRFPNLQLRDLANHIVEFSQDQHGSRFIQQKLERATAAEKQMVFNEILSAAYNLMTDVFGNYVIQKFFEFGTPEQKTTLAQKVRGHVLPLALQMYGCRVIQKALESIPAEQQQEIVRELDGHVLKCVKDQNGNHVVQKCIECVDPNALQFIIASFAGQVYTLSTHPYGCRVIQRILEHCTPEQTAPILAELHAHTDQLIQDQFGNYVIQHVLEHGKPEDKSKLINSVRGKVLGLSQHKFASNVVEKCVTHATRAERALLIEEVCGFNDNALHVMMKDQYANYVVQKMIDVSEPTQRKVLMHKIRPHLNSLRKYTYGKHIIAKLEKFFIKSPGSMGSIGGELGPIGPPTNGVL
- the LOC111427820 gene encoding maternal protein pumilio isoform X1, with amino-acid sequence MTLKIQTQMKWLGGGDGSVVSVDMDREPQRTQDDAAVGYEFQRPPDPEFPAFGQKQARWALGDDSIIESYDKWKYPVNSKMATPPTMSYLAPNPNMGPYDMSQSKNLGPDQQQVMYLSNHLAGHMAGNLPMHPQYMTQNMQTQIVRQGSQIASSTKKLWGLEGGKDGKGLALHHLNHVEGVWRDPTWAAPVEHPVSAPLTMGRRGGFAGGDTGNILSPRGSDTGGLGVKMVEYVLGSSPTNKDNMGLEPRIRALHLDDKDKDKPQSPKEEVNGQAVVQNGQVSDDDKSFNRTPGSRQPSPAEEDLPKNGLLEPSVVIMKPSQEPLPPHLQQHLQPHLGPHLGVTLADSVNQQFEHFAEQPPPGGPYDQQHQYPPPPPQPHQVDSAVLQQQQHNFDVQQLFRSQQTQAAAASNNAAQLQLLQQQQQYLQQQQAAFPQTPYVLNPQQEQYLIPAGVHQYYGVGPWVYPAPANLIQQGASNGARRPLTPNGTEAQQQVQPQVPGGYIVPYYDQNTPILMAQGAAMRNGTPMRLVSPAPVLVQPQASRQTPAGASLYSSTPQSLYGANVNTSVNGTTLSGVAQGVGSGLFPTLHAPPSAPFGSSSLGNIGSSATTTSLHAGLGLTTSSTGRRDSFDRNTSAFSPSLDYRPKWPASYGLGGSPSPLTASLTPPPTAAPLQLGNLVTSRVLSAAPGAEAKYRNSVTAGSLSANTMFGSTNSIFNKINSLTTAAVSNSLDKGPQGRSRLLEDFRNNRFPNLQLRDLANHIVEFSQDQHGSRFIQQKLERATAAEKQMVFNEILSAAYNLMTDVFGNYVIQKFFEFGTPEQKTTLAQKVRGHVLPLALQMYGCRVIQKALESIPAEQQQEIVRELDGHVLKCVKDQNGNHVVQKCIECVDPNALQFIIASFAGQVYTLSTHPYGCRVIQRILEHCTPEQTAPILAELHAHTDQLIQDQFGNYVIQHVLEHGKPEDKSKLINSVRGKVLGLSQHKFASNVVEKCVTHATRAERALLIEEVCGFNDNALHVMMKDQYANYVVQKMIDVSEPTQRKVLMHKIRPHLNSLRKYTYGKHIIAKLEKFFIKSPGSMGSIGGELGPIGPPTNGVL
- the LOC111427820 gene encoding maternal protein pumilio isoform X4, with protein sequence MRDMGPDMIASSTKKLWGLEGGKDGKGLALHHLNHVEGVWRDPTWAAPVEHPVSAPLTMGRRGGFAGGDTGNILSPRGSDTGGLGVKMVEYVLGSSPTNKDNMGLEPRIRALHLDDKDKDKPQSPKEEVNGQAVVQNGQVSDDDKSFNRTPGSRQPSPAEEDLPKNGLLEPSVVIMKPSQEPLPPHLQQHLQPHLGPHLGVTLADSVNQQFEHFAEQPPPGGPYDQQHQYPPPPPQPHQVDSAVLQQQQHNFDVQQLFRSQQTQAAAASNNAAQLQLLQQQQQYLQQQQAAFPQTPYVLNPQQEQYLIPAGVHQYYGVGPWVYPAPANLIQQGASNGARRPLTPNGTEAQQQVQPQVPGGYIVPYYDQNTPILMAQGAAMRNGTPMRLVSPAPVLVQPQASRQTPAGASLYSSTPQSLYGANVNTSVNGTTLSGVAQGVGSGLFPTLHAPPSAPFGSSSLGNIGSSATTTSLHAGLGLTTSSTGRRDSFDRNTSAFSPSLDYRPKWPASYGLGGSPSPLTASLTPPPTAAPLQLGNLVTSRVLSAAPGAEAKYRNSVTAGSLSANTMFGSTNSIFNKINSLTTAAVSNSLDKGPQGRSRLLEDFRNNRFPNLQLRDLANHIVEFSQDQHGSRFIQQKLERATAAEKQMVFNEILSAAYNLMTDVFGNYVIQKFFEFGTPEQKTTLAQKVRGHVLPLALQMYGCRVIQKALESIPAEQQQEIVRELDGHVLKCVKDQNGNHVVQKCIECVDPNALQFIIASFAGQVYTLSTHPYGCRVIQRILEHCTPEQTAPILAELHAHTDQLIQDQFGNYVIQHVLEHGKPEDKSKLINSVRGKVLGLSQHKFASNVVEKCVTHATRAERALLIEEVCGFNDNALHVMMKDQYANYVVQKMIDVSEPTQRKVLMHKIRPHLNSLRKYTYGKHIIAKLEKFFIKSPGSMGSIGGELGPIGPPTNGVL